A window from Verrucomicrobiota bacterium encodes these proteins:
- a CDS encoding arylsulfatase — translation MKTALLFLCGLSLTHAVELPNVVIIYADDMGYGDLGANNPGSKIPTPHLDQLASEGMRFTDGHSSSGICTPSRFALLTGQYHWRRFHRIVDSFGPPVFRSGDFTLAKMFQSMGYRTAAIGKWHLGWNWKASMVPDSKGKLPKNLKAIQPADIDWTRPISGGPLDRGFDYYFGDGTINFPPYCYIENDRVVGAPTVLMDTATFAPIPEGKWEFRDGPMVDGWDPYEVLPTITDKAVEWIAQQNEDQPFFLYFSLPSPHAPIIPNTDFRGKSEAGPYGDFVYETDAMIGRVLDSLDENGFAENTLVFFSSDNGPELYAYDRAKECGHWSSGPLRGLKRDLWEGGHRVPFLIRWPGHTVPGSVSDETVSQIDLAATFADIIGYELSPKEAVDSHNLLPVLLGEPYPQPLREATVQNTYRHTYAIRKGDWLYINTHKAAPKGGEPDWFLDERGLQKREKTSRLLYNLKEDIGQQNNLYETYQEKAKEMAALLKEYLDGESSAPHAQ, via the coding sequence TTGAAGACTGCTCTCCTTTTCCTTTGCGGTCTTTCTCTTACTCATGCTGTCGAGCTGCCGAATGTCGTCATCATCTACGCGGATGACATGGGTTACGGGGACTTGGGGGCAAACAATCCCGGTTCCAAAATACCCACGCCGCACCTCGACCAACTGGCCTCGGAGGGAATGCGCTTCACCGACGGGCACAGTTCCTCAGGAATTTGTACGCCGAGCCGCTTTGCATTACTCACGGGACAGTACCATTGGCGACGATTCCACCGGATCGTGGATTCCTTCGGTCCTCCGGTTTTCAGGTCCGGCGACTTTACCTTGGCGAAGATGTTTCAATCCATGGGCTATCGTACGGCGGCCATCGGCAAGTGGCATCTGGGTTGGAACTGGAAAGCTTCCATGGTCCCGGATTCCAAGGGTAAGCTTCCGAAAAACTTGAAAGCGATCCAGCCGGCGGACATCGATTGGACCCGGCCGATCTCAGGAGGTCCCTTGGATCGTGGCTTCGACTATTACTTTGGCGATGGCACCATCAATTTTCCGCCCTACTGCTACATCGAAAACGATCGCGTTGTCGGTGCCCCGACTGTTCTCATGGACACCGCAACGTTCGCGCCAATCCCGGAAGGCAAATGGGAGTTCCGGGATGGTCCGATGGTCGACGGCTGGGATCCCTACGAGGTCTTGCCGACGATTACCGACAAAGCCGTCGAGTGGATCGCCCAACAAAATGAAGACCAGCCTTTCTTTCTTTATTTTTCCCTACCCTCCCCCCACGCACCAATCATCCCAAATACGGATTTCCGGGGGAAATCGGAAGCGGGCCCCTATGGAGATTTCGTTTACGAAACCGATGCGATGATCGGACGCGTTCTCGACTCTCTGGATGAAAACGGCTTCGCCGAAAATACCTTGGTTTTTTTCTCGTCCGATAACGGCCCCGAGCTTTACGCCTACGACCGGGCCAAGGAATGCGGGCATTGGAGCAGCGGACCCCTGCGCGGCTTGAAACGCGATCTCTGGGAAGGAGGCCACCGGGTGCCATTTCTGATTCGTTGGCCCGGACACACGGTTCCCGGAAGTGTTTCGGACGAGACTGTCAGCCAAATCGATCTCGCGGCAACATTTGCCGACATCATCGGCTACGAACTGAGCCCAAAAGAGGCGGTCGATAGCCACAACCTGCTCCCCGTTTTGCTAGGTGAGCCCTACCCCCAACCATTGCGTGAAGCGACCGTCCAAAACACCTACCGGCACACCTACGCAATCCGCAAAGGAGACTGGCTCTATATCAACACTCACAAAGCCGCTCCCAAAGGCGGAGAGCCCGACTGGTTCTTGGATGAGCGGGGCCTACAGAAAAGGGAGAAGACCAGCAGACTTCTTTACAACTTGAAGGAAGATATCGGGCAGCAAAACAATCTCTATGAGACCTATCAGGAAAAAGCCAAGGAGATGGCCGCTTTACTCAAGGAGTATCTCGATGGAGAATCATCCGCGCCACATGCCCAATAG
- a CDS encoding Gfo/Idh/MocA family oxidoreductase, translating into MISRRRFIQSSLASALVAPNLIASSLDGPRKLRIAAIGVGNQGFRNIKGMQSEDMVALCDVDSGFLAKGSQMFPEAKTFQDFRIMLRELRGEIDAVAISTPDHTHFPAAIMALGMGKHVFLEKPMAHSVAEVRMLMAEAENNGVVTQMGNQGHAFEGTRLIREWYEAGLIGEVREVAAWTNRPVNGVGFISEQMEYAAPSPVPGSLDWDLWVGPVTDAPEFSKGMYAPRDWRGWWKFGMGGLGDIGCHTLDSPFWALDLEIPHKVEVEVEHVNPIFTPPGSVVKFHCRQRGTGEVVPVSWYEGPRMPAKPGFFGEDELDKRGGLMIVGSEGIIYHPSLRPNSPRLYPKLLWRDFRKNPSLRPEKKYPRIKGGHIQEWIRACKGEGPTPGSSFDYAGQLSEMIVLGTLAIRTGQDIDYDAEEMKITNNPEADALLRTEARPGFRTQDLVG; encoded by the coding sequence ATGATCTCTAGAAGAAGATTTATCCAAAGTTCGTTGGCCAGTGCGCTGGTCGCACCCAATCTAATCGCATCATCCCTTGATGGTCCAAGAAAGCTACGGATCGCCGCGATTGGTGTTGGTAACCAAGGGTTTCGGAATATCAAAGGCATGCAAAGCGAGGACATGGTTGCCTTGTGTGACGTAGATTCCGGTTTTCTCGCCAAAGGCTCCCAAATGTTCCCAGAGGCGAAGACTTTTCAGGATTTCCGGATCATGCTCCGTGAGCTGCGGGGAGAAATCGACGCTGTTGCCATCAGCACACCGGACCACACTCATTTCCCGGCCGCCATCATGGCCTTGGGCATGGGTAAGCATGTCTTTCTCGAAAAGCCCATGGCCCATAGCGTCGCCGAGGTGAGGATGTTGATGGCCGAGGCGGAGAACAATGGTGTGGTCACTCAGATGGGCAATCAAGGACATGCTTTCGAGGGTACCCGACTCATTCGGGAGTGGTATGAGGCCGGATTGATTGGTGAGGTGCGGGAGGTCGCTGCTTGGACGAATCGCCCGGTCAATGGCGTAGGATTTATTTCCGAACAAATGGAGTATGCCGCTCCCTCACCTGTTCCGGGCAGTCTCGATTGGGACCTTTGGGTGGGGCCGGTCACGGATGCCCCGGAATTTTCAAAAGGTATGTATGCCCCGCGTGACTGGCGCGGATGGTGGAAGTTTGGAATGGGAGGTCTTGGCGATATTGGTTGCCACACCTTGGACTCACCTTTCTGGGCCCTTGACTTGGAGATTCCTCATAAAGTTGAAGTGGAGGTAGAGCACGTAAATCCAATTTTCACCCCTCCTGGTTCGGTGGTTAAGTTTCATTGCAGACAGAGGGGAACCGGGGAAGTGGTTCCGGTCAGTTGGTATGAAGGTCCAAGGATGCCCGCAAAACCCGGTTTTTTTGGAGAGGACGAGCTCGATAAACGCGGTGGTCTTATGATCGTCGGAAGCGAAGGCATTATTTACCACCCGAGCTTGCGTCCGAATAGTCCTCGTCTTTATCCCAAGTTGCTTTGGAGGGATTTCCGGAAGAACCCTTCGCTCCGCCCGGAAAAGAAATACCCTCGGATCAAGGGAGGTCACATTCAGGAATGGATTCGTGCCTGCAAAGGAGAAGGTCCGACCCCCGGATCCAGTTTTGACTACGCAGGGCAGCTATCCGAGATGATTGTGTTGGGAACCTTGGCAATTCGCACCGGACAAGATATCGACTATGATGCCGAAGAAATGAAGATCACAAATAATCCTGAAGCCGATGCGCTTCTAAGGACCGAAGCCCGACCTGGATTTCGCACCCAAGACTTGGTCGGATAG